From the Candidatus Poribacteria bacterium genome, one window contains:
- a CDS encoding chromosome segregation protein SMC codes for MITRVIIRNFKRFEEQEFGDLGSLHLLVGQNNSGKSTLLQALAIWSFCIEQFRMSARSGERAIEITLPNFTPLPLPEFRLLWLNKTERKYTQLSDPASGKMKRVQEFIRIELDVEWQTRVGTSHQFRVELRYQTRQTVYARPVGGWERFRALDREGAFPRVVYVPPTSNIEDREQWVDDPVLGARVGRGQPGSIVRNVLLRTAERQGGLGVRTPFGELTSRVKDWFGVDVCQPEYRRGQDQYITSVYRTADQVELDWVNAGSGLLQTLIVLSFLYGFEPDVLLLDEPDAHLHVNLQRSLLQFLSKTAREESVQMLIATHAEEFIRNVDASQITFLTPGGPRPIKRVEAATFALSEISNLDLVNLIERRVFVYVEGETDAELLRAWAGVLDGTAEFEGIESAIESRVAFIPLGGGSADEMKERADRHFDGARLLSDRAERVMLLDRNNRATLPADTDGNPVLRVWKRRHVENYLLIPHPWQRVVERDFELHRNIVDGFFFDEQGFSDRTDWLSDTVESLNTSRAKLLLFDARQALNHYDALNARLYDHGLIYTRHDIASAMRPEEVHRDVRDVLRLIYDKTRVP; via the coding sequence ATGATTACGCGCGTGATCATCCGGAACTTCAAGCGATTCGAAGAGCAGGAGTTCGGCGACCTCGGCAGCCTCCACTTGTTGGTCGGGCAGAACAACTCCGGCAAGAGCACGCTCCTTCAGGCGCTTGCGATCTGGTCCTTCTGCATCGAGCAGTTCAGGATGTCTGCGCGAAGTGGTGAGCGCGCCATCGAGATCACGCTGCCGAATTTCACACCGTTGCCGTTGCCTGAGTTCCGACTTCTGTGGCTGAACAAGACGGAACGCAAGTATACACAGCTTAGTGACCCCGCGTCAGGCAAGATGAAGCGAGTTCAGGAGTTCATCCGCATTGAGTTGGACGTCGAGTGGCAGACTCGCGTTGGTACCTCCCATCAGTTCCGCGTTGAGCTTCGATACCAGACGCGACAGACCGTTTACGCAAGACCGGTTGGAGGATGGGAGCGATTCCGTGCATTGGACCGCGAAGGAGCCTTTCCTCGCGTCGTCTATGTGCCTCCGACATCCAATATCGAGGATCGAGAGCAATGGGTTGACGATCCTGTGCTGGGCGCGCGGGTGGGACGCGGCCAGCCTGGTAGCATCGTCCGTAACGTGCTTCTTCGCACTGCTGAACGGCAAGGTGGACTGGGCGTTCGGACTCCATTCGGAGAACTGACGTCAAGGGTCAAGGACTGGTTCGGCGTAGACGTATGCCAGCCGGAGTACCGGCGAGGGCAAGACCAGTACATCACATCCGTCTACCGCACCGCGGATCAGGTTGAACTCGATTGGGTCAACGCTGGGAGTGGACTCCTTCAGACTCTCATTGTGCTCTCGTTCCTCTACGGATTCGAACCCGACGTCTTGTTACTGGACGAACCCGACGCGCACCTTCATGTGAACCTGCAGCGGTCGCTGCTGCAGTTCCTGAGCAAGACCGCGCGCGAAGAGTCTGTACAGATGCTCATCGCGACGCATGCAGAGGAGTTCATCCGCAACGTCGACGCGTCGCAGATCACGTTCCTGACACCGGGAGGACCGCGACCCATCAAGCGCGTCGAAGCTGCAACGTTCGCGCTCAGCGAGATCAGCAACCTCGATCTGGTGAACCTGATCGAAAGGCGCGTTTTCGTCTACGTCGAAGGAGAAACGGACGCGGAACTCCTGCGCGCATGGGCGGGCGTGCTGGACGGAACGGCGGAGTTCGAGGGGATCGAGTCGGCTATAGAATCGCGCGTCGCGTTCATCCCGCTTGGCGGGGGCAGCGCCGACGAAATGAAAGAACGCGCGGATCGGCACTTCGACGGCGCTCGCCTTCTCAGCGACAGAGCGGAGCGTGTGATGTTGCTCGATCGGAACAACCGGGCGACACTGCCGGCGGACACAGACGGGAATCCTGTCCTGCGCGTGTGGAAGCGGCGGCACGTTGAGAACTACCTGTTGATTCCTCATCCGTGGCAAAGGGTTGTCGAACGCGATTTCGAGCTCCACCGCAACATAGTCGACGGGTTCTTCTTCGACGAGCAGGGCTTCTCGGATCGAACCGATTGGCTTTCGGACACCGTCGAGAGTCTGAACACAAGCCGCGCCAAACTGCTGCTTTTCGACGCGCGGCAAGCGCTGAACCATTACGATGCGCTGAACGCGCGCCTCTACGACCACGGTCTGAT